From Ipomoea triloba cultivar NCNSP0323 chromosome 5, ASM357664v1, the proteins below share one genomic window:
- the LOC116018772 gene encoding caffeoyl-CoA O-methyltransferase, whose amino-acid sequence MASDGDAGRHQEVGHKSLLQSDALYQYILETSVYPREPEAMKELREITAKHPWNIMTTSADEGQFLNMLLKLINAKNTMEIGVFTGYSLLATALALPEDGKILAMDINRENYDLGLPVIEKAGVAHKIDFREGPALPVLDQMIEDGKYHGSFDFIFVDADKDNYLNYHKRLIDLVKVGGLIGYDNTLWNGSVVAPPDAPLRKYVRYYRDFVLELNKALAADDRIEICQLPVGDGITLCRRVS is encoded by the exons ATGGCAAGCGATGGAGATGCTGGCAGACACCAAGAAGTTGGCCACAAGAGTCTCTTGCAGAGTGATGCTCTTtaccag TATATTCTTGAAACAAGCGTGTACCCAAGAGAGCCAGAAGCCATGAAGGAGCTCAGAGAGATAACAGCAAAACACCCATG GAACATCATGACAACCTCAGCTGATGAAGGGCAATTCTTGAACATGCTTCTCAAGCTAATCAATGCCAAGAACACCATGGAGATTGGCGTTTTCACCGGCTACTCTCTCCTCGCCACCGCCCTCGCTCTTCCAGAAGACGgcaag ATTTTGGCGATGGACATCAACCGCGAAAACTACGATTTGGGTCTCCCGGTGATCGAGAAGGCGGGCGTTGCACACAAGATTGATTTCAGAGAAGGGCCGGCGCTCCCGGTTCTTGACCAGATGATCGAGGACGGGAAGTATcatgggtcatttgatttcatTTTCGTGGACGCCGACAAGGACAACTACCTTAACTACCACAAGAGGTTGATTGATTTGGTTAAGGTTGGGGGACTCATCGGCTACGACAACACCCTGTGGAACGGATCCGTGGTGGCCCCACCGGACGCGCCGCTCAGGAAGTACGTCAGGTACTACCGGGATTTCGTGTTGGAGCTCAACAAGGCCTTGGCCGCCGACGACCGGATTGAGATTTGCCAGCTCCCGGTCGGCGACGGGATCACCCTCTGCCGCCGTGTCAGCTAA
- the LOC116018769 gene encoding DNA polymerase alpha catalytic subunit, with the protein MSDDPSAVAGRRRSRGSNATARASALERLRAIRNGERCSREAGALQVKMDDPIYDVVDDDEYKALVAKRGEEARGFIVDDNGLGYGDEGQEEDWSIAGLPESSDESEGETERRKKKKTSEKKEQPTKKPSAALSAAAALMGRQRISNMFTSSVFKKSRDDASKNLSCDSIVDDVIAEFAPDEADREKRRRGTSILSLNSASSIKVNTNPMPTKTEKPIIDSVNLIVNDEARKVQPIVESVRIGESMMNDVQNTDLGDPKILLEKIENVSASDVDLKEKKGVETCDFAANGIGDKENVLNEAEVKVDPMQEDKVFTLNAKIKAENDSALSANVEWQAVRSSGKCSGLNHVNAEENSDLELESDGSFPFFILDAHEELYGANSGILYLFGKVKAGGRYHSCCVIVRNMQRCVYAIPSSTLFPKDAILKLESDVKESQISAAVFHSQLHEMASELKTELTKQLVERNVSSFSMAPVKRNYAFERSDIPHGENYVIKINYPFKDPPLPPDLKGENFCALLGTHSSALELFLVKREIKGPSWLSISKFASCPTPQRVSWCKFEVTVDSPKDIQVLKENIPEIPPVVVAAINVKTIINEKQNVNEIVSASVVCCHKAKIDAPTLTSELTRLGMLSHFTVVRKLEGSIFPMGFTKEATDRNTKAGTNIISFESSERALLNRLMIELHKLDSDVLVGHNISGFDLDVLLHRVQACRVPSNMWSKVGRLKRSAMPKLTKGSNIFGSGASPGIMSCISGRILCDTYLCSRDLLREVSYSLTQLTKNLLNKDRKEISPHDVPQMFQASDSLMKLIEYGETDAWLSMELMFHLSVLPLTRQLTNISGNLWCKTLQGARAQRVEYLLLHEFHSKKFIVPDKFYSKTKELKLTKRKQNHGGDGKETDENNIEDPSFGNEPPEIETGKTKKGPAYSGGLVLEPKRGLYDKYILLLDFNSLYPSIIQEYNICFTTVERSHDGLVPSLPSSKETGVLPKLLKNLVERRRQAKASLKTASGLQAQRFDIQQQALKLTANSMYGCLGFSNSRFYAKPLAEMITQQGREILQSTVDLVQNILNLEVIYGDTDSIMINSGLDDIPKAKSIARKVIEKVNKKYKCLEIDLDGLYKRMLLLKKKKYAAVKVQFKDGTPYEVIEKKGLDMVRRDWSLLSKELGDFCLSQILSGGSCDDVVESIHNALMKVQEDMRNGQIELEKYIITKSLTKPPEAYPDAKNQPHVEVALRLKKSGYITGCSAGDTVPYIICCEQGNQSGSSTGIAQRARHPDELKNDNEKWIVDIDYYLAQQIHPVVSRLCASVQGTSPAHLADCLGLDPSKFQNKSSNDVKDDPSSTLLSAVDDEERYRGCEPLVLACPGCSASLECPPIFNSICSSISQKPTDQAERPAIEFWHKLTCPKCPEEAAVGKLSPALLANQVKRQAERFVSTYYKGLMLCDDETCNYTSRSLNLRVIGGSEPGTVCPNYPRCEGHLLRKYTEGDLYKQLSYFCHILDTERCINKVVDINMKMQVEKEVGKIRPLVEVAASTVEKLRDRCAYGWVQLNSLTVDI; encoded by the exons atgTCGGACGATCCTTCAGCTGTAGCCGGAAGGCGGAGGAGCCGGGGAAGCAATGCGACGGCGAGGGCTAGCGCGCTGGAGCGTCTCAGAGCAATCCGCAATGGCGAACGCTGCTCCCGAGAGGCCGGCGCGCTCCAAGTCAAAATGGATGACCCGATCTACGACGTAGTTGACGATGACGAGTACAAAGCCCTAGTTGCGAAGCGGGGCGAAGAGGCTCGAGGGTTCATCGTCGATGATAATGGCCTAGGGTACGGAGATGAAGGCCAGGAAGAGGACTGGTCTATTGCTGGGCTCCCTGAATCTTCTGATGAGTCCGAAGGAGAGACAGAAAGgcggaagaagaagaagacatcaGAGAAGAAGGAGCAACCTACGAAAAAGCCATCGGCCGCACTGTCAGCTGCCGCTGCGTTGATGGGTAGGCAACGGATTTCGAATATGTTTACTTCTTCAGTTTTTAAGAAAAGTAGAGATGATGCATCGAAAAATTTGTCATGTGATAGCATTGTAGATGATGTAATAGCTGAATTTGCTCCTGACGAGGCTGATAGGGAAAAAAGACGAAGGGGAACTTCTATTTTATCTTTGAATTCGGCTAGTTCAATTAAAGTGAACACAAACCCTATGCCTACCAAAACTGAGAAGCCGATCATAGACAGTGTAAATTTGATTGTGAATGATGAAGCTAGGAAAGTTCAGCCAATTGTTGAGAGCGTTAGAATTGGCGAGTCTATGATGAATGATGTGCAAAACACTGACTTGGGTGACCCAAAAATTCTGCTGGAGAAAATTGAGAATGTAAGCGCTTCCGATGTTGACTTGAAAGAGAAGAAAGGAGTAGAAACATGTGACTTTGCAGCGAATGGAATTGGGGATAAAGAGAATGTGTTAAATGAAGCTGAAGTGAAGGTAGATCCAATGCAGGAGGATAAGGTGTTTACACTCAATGCAAAAATTAAAGCTGAAAATGATTCTGCTTTAAGTGCAAACGTAGAGTGGCAAGCAGTGAGGAGTTCTGGAAAGTGCTCTGGGTTAAATCATGTCAATGCTGAAGAAAACTCAGACTTGGAACTGGAATCTGATGGATCATTTCCTTTCTTCATACTTGATGCTCATGAGGAGCTTTATGGAGCCAATTCAGGCATTCTTTATCTATTTGGGAAG GTTAAAGCTGGAGGCAGATATCATAGTTGTTGTGTGATTGTAAGGAACATGCAGAGATGTGTTTATGCAATCCCAAGTAGCACTTTATTTCCCAAAGATGCAATCTTGAAGCTAGAGAGCGATGTTAAAGAGTCTCAAATTTCTGCTGCTGTTTTTCATAGCCAGCTTCAT GAGATGGCGTCAGAACTGAAAACAGAATTGACGAAACAGTTGGTGGAACGCAATGTCTCGAGTTTTAGCATGGCACCTGTTAAG CGAAATTATGCATTTGAAAGGTCTGACATACCTCATGGGGAGAATTATGTCATTAAGATTAACTATCCATtcaag GACCCACCACTTCCACCAGATCTCAAGGGAGAAAACTTTTGTGCTTTACTTGGCACCCATAGCAG TGCACTCGAGCTCTTTCTTGTGAAGAGGGAAATCAAGGGTCCTTCCTGGTTATCAATTTCAAAGTTTGCTAGCTGTCCAACCCCTCAACGT GTAAGCTGGTGTAAATTTGAGGTTACTGTGGATAGTCCAAAGGACATCCAAGTCCTCAAAGAGAACATTCCAGAGATTCCTCCAGTGGTTGTTGCAGCAATAAATGTGAAGACTATTAtcaatgaaaaacaaaatgtcAATGAAATTGTATCTGCATCTGTTGTCTGTTGTCACAAGGCCAAG ATTGATGCTCCAACTTTAACCTCTGAATTAACAAGGCTGGGGATGCTTTCTCATTTTACTGTTGTGCGGAAGCTTGAGGGAAGCATATTTCCAATGGGATTTACCAAGGAAGCAACAGATAGAAATACAAAAGCTGgaactaatattattagttttgaAAGCAG TGAAAGAGCTTTGTTGAACCGTTTGATGATTGAGTTACACAAATTGGATAGTGATGTGCTTGTTGGGCACAATATATCTGGGTTTGATCTGGATGTACTGCTTCATAGAGTTCAG GCATGCAGAGTACCAAGCAACATGTGGTCAAAAGTTGGCCGTCTTAAACGTTCTGCCATGCCTAAGCTTACTAAAGGAAGTAACATTTTTGGCTCTGGAGCAAGTCCAGGGATCATGTCTTGTATTTCAGGGCGTATCCTGTGTGATACATATTTATGTTCTCGTGACTTGTTAAGAGAG GTTAGCTATTCCTTGACACAACTCACAAAGAATCTGCTAAATAAAGATCGCAAGGAAATTTCTCCACATGATGTTCCTCAAATGTTTCAGGCTTCTGACTCGCTTATGAAACTA ATTGAATATGGAGAAACAGATGCATGGCTGTCAATGGAACTCATGTTTCATTTGAGTGTTCTTCCACTCACTCGTCAGCTAACTAATATTAGTGGTAACCTTTGGTGTAAAACTCTCCAG GGGGCTAGGGCCCAAAGAGTGGAATATTTATTGTTGCATGAATTCCACAGTAAGAAATTCATAGTGCCAGACAAGTTTTATTCTAAAACAAAGGAATTAAAGTTGACAAAGCGTAAACAAAACCATGGTGGTGATGGAAAAGAAACTGATGAAAACAACATTGAAGACCCAAGTTTTGGAAATGAGCCCCCAGAGATTGAGACTGGGAAAACCAAAAAGGGACCTGCCTACTCAGGAGGTTTGGTTTTGGAGCCAAAACGAGGGTTATACGATAAATACATATTGTTACTGGACTTCAACAGTCTGTACCCATCTATTATTCAG GAATACAATATTTGTTTCACCACTGTTGAAAGATCTCATGATGGATTGGTTCCTTCTTTACCATCCAGTAAAGAAACTGGAGTCCTACCAAAG TTGCTTAAAAACTTAGTTGAGAGGAGAAGACAGGCAAAAGCATCACTGAAAACAGCATCAGGCCTTCAAGCCCAGCGGTTTGACATACAACAACAAGCACTCAAATTGACAGCAAACAG CATGTATGGTTGCCTTGGGTTCTCCAATTCTAGATTTTATGCTAAGCCTCTAGCAGAGATGATAACACAACAG GGAAGAGAGATTCTGCAGAGTACGGTTGACCTTGTCCAGAATATACTAAATTTAGAG GTTATTTACGGTGATACAGATTCAATTATGATTAATAGTGGGCTTGATGATATTCCAAAAGCAAAATCAATAGCAAGGAAAGTCATTGAAAAG GTTAACaagaaatataaatgtttggaaATTGATCTTGATGGCTTGTACAAAAGAATGCTTCTactcaagaaaaagaaatatgcTGCTGTAAAAGTACAATTTAAGGATGGAACACCTTATGAG GTAATTGAAAAGAAAGGTCTTGATATGGTTCGTCGTGACTGGAGCTTGCTATCAAAGGAATTGGGAGACTTCTGTCTCAGCCAAATACTATCTGGAGG ATCTTGTGACGATGTTGTTGAGTCAATTCATAATGCTTTAATGAAG GTACAAGAGGATATGAGGAATGGGCAAATAGAACTGGAGAAGTATATAATCACCAAATCATTAACTAAACCACCTGAAGCATATCCTGATGCAAAGAATCAACCTCATGTTGAA GTAGCACTTAGGTTGAAGAAAAGTGGTTATATTACTGGCTGCTCTGCTGGAGATACTGTACCATATATCATCTGCTGTGAGCAG GGAAATCAATCGGGTAGCTCTACGGGGATTGCTCAGCGGGCAAGGCATCCTGACGAGCTGAAGAATGACAATGAGAAATGGATAGTTGACATTGATTATTACCTTGCACAACAG ATACATCCCGTGGTATCACGTCTCTGTGCATCAGTTCAGGGAACCAGCCCTGCTCATTTGGCTGATTGCTTAGGTCTTGATCCATCCAAG TTCCAAAACAAATCAAGCAATGATGTCAAAGATGATCCTTCAAGTACACTCTTGAGTGCAGTAGATGATGAGGAAAG ATATCGAGGTTGCGAACCATTGGTCTTGGCATGCCCTGGCTGCTCTGCTTCCCTTGAATGCCCGCCCATATTTAACTCTATATGTTCGTCCATAAGTCAGAAGCCAACAGACCAAGCAGAAAGACCCGCCATTGAGTTTTGGCACAAATTAACCTGCCCTAAATGCCCAGAGGAGGCTGCTGTGGGTAAACTGTCGCCTGCTTTATTAGCAAACCAG GTGAAGAGGCAAGCTGAGAGGTTTGTTTCAACATATTACAAAGGACTAATGTTG TGCGACGATGAAACCTGCAACTACACTAGCCGCAGCCTGAACCTTCGTGTAATTGGCGGCTCCGAGCCTGGAACTGTTTGTCCAAACTATCCTCGTTGCGAAGGACATCTCCTAAGAAAG TATACAGAAGGTGATCTGTACAAACAGCTTTCATATTTCTGCCACATTTTGGACACTGAACGATGCATCAATAAG GTGGTGGATATTAACATGAAAATGCAAGTGGAGAAGGAAGTAGGTAAAATCCGGCCTCTGGTTGAGGTAGCAGCATCTACAGTGGAGAAGTTGCGCGACAGGTGCGCTTATGGATGGGTGCAGTTGAATAGCTTGACGGTGGATATTTGA